CACCCGCCAGCACGACCCGAGCGTCGTGCCCGCCGTTGCGCTCGGGGCCGGTGGGGCGCTGGTGCTCTGCCTGGTGCTGGGCTTCGTCCTCGGCCCGTTGCTGCTGTGGATCCCCCTGGCCCTCTTCGCCATGGTCGCCACGGCGCTGATCATCCTGGGTCGCAAGGCGCAGGCAGCCAGCCTGGCGGCGATCGAGGGACAGGCCGGTGCCGCTGCCGCCGTGCTGCAGTCGATGCGTGGCGCGTGGGAGGTCACCCCGGCGGTGGCGTTCAACCGGCGCGAGGACATGATCCACCTGGCGGTCGGCCCGCCCGGTGTCGTGCTGGTCGCCGAGGGCACCTCCCCTGCCCGGGTGAAGCAGCTGATGGCCAAGGAACGTCGCCGCTTCGAGCGTGCCGCCGGTGAGGTCCCCGTGACCGAGGTCCTGGTCGGCGACGGTGAGGACCAGGTCGAGCTCAAGAAGCTGGCCTTCCACATGGCGAAGCTGCCGCGGGCGATCAAGCCCAAGGAGGTCGGGCCGCTGAACCGCAAGCTCAGCGCGCTGAAGGCGTCCGCACCGCCCATGCCGAAGGGCCCCCAGATGCGACGCGCACCCAAGAAGTACCGCTAGGAGCACGTGATGAGGGACCGTCGGGCACCGTCGTTGTCGGGCCTCGACGGGTGGCTGCAGTCACCGCCGCGGAGCCTGGCGCAGCACCGGGGGCGGGTCGTGCTGGTCTGGTTCTTCTCGTTGTCCGCACCGGGGTGCACGGCGATGGTGCCCGGCTTGCGGGCGCTGTGGGAGGAGCACCGCGGCGACCTCGACGTGATCGGCGTGCACGCCCCCGACTACGCCGAGGACGCCGACCCCCAGCGCATCGCGCTCGGCATCGCCCGGGCCGGGGTGCCCTGGCCGGTGGCGATGGACCACCGCAGGACCGTGTTCACCCGGTGGCACGGCGATCGGTCACGACAGGGCTGGCCCAGCACCCATGTGGTGGACCAGCGCGGCCGCGTGGTGGCCATCCACGACGGCGATGACGTGGCGGCCATCCGCACGACGGTCGAGGCGTTGCTGGCCACCTGAGCAGGCGCCGACCACGGTCACCGCTCGGGGGCTCGAGTCACCGGGCAGCCCACGGACCGCCCGGTGGCCGGCGCGATGATCAGGTGCCGGGCGGGGGCACGCAGGGGAAGGGCGCCGGGAAGAGGCACTCCTCCTCTGCGGGAGGGTCCTCGCCGTCGGCAGGCGGGTCCTCCTCGTCGGCGGGCGGGTCCTCCTCGTCGTCGGCGGGCGGGTCCTCCTCGCCGTCGCCACCGGTGATGATGTCGATGATGTCGCCGACCGGCAGCGGCGTCATGCCGAGCAGGTCCTGCACCTCGGTCAGCGCACCGAGCAGCAGCAGGGCCGCGGCCTCGCAGGCGAGCAGGTTGACGAAGGAGGTGCAGATGACCGGGGCACCGCCGAGGTCGGCCAGCGTGTCGGGCAGCCCCTGCACGAGGTAGGCGATGGTCTCCGTCGGGAGGATCAAGCCGTCGGTGAGCAGGATCGGGCCGTTGTAGAGCCCGCCGTTGGCCGCGGCGGCGAAGCCGGGCACCCAGACGTCGTCGCGGCCGTCGACCTCCGCGAGCAGCAGGCGGTCGAAGTCGGAGACCGACAGGTAGCCGCGTGCGGCGGCGACCGCGACGGCGGTGGCGAACCGGTTGACGCCGGCCACCCGCTCGACGGTGATCCCGAGGCCCTCGAGCTGTGTGACGACGGCGGGCGAGATGGCCTCCTCACCACCGATGACGGTCACCGTGGTGATGTCGGCACCCTCGAGGTAGGTCCGCAGCGTCGGGGTCAGGACCTCGGTCTGGGTCAGGAGGATCGGGATGCGGTCCTCCGCGGCCCAGGGCCCCACGGAGAGGCTGTCGACGTAGGCCTGTGCGTCGTCCCCGCCATCTCCCGGGTAGGCCCGGGCCACGATGGCACTGGTCGCGTCGGGCATCAGGCCGGCGGCCACCTCGACGGCGGTCTCGATGCGGGTGGGGCCACCGAGGCGGTCGACCCGCAGGTCGAGCCCCTCCAGCTGGGCCACCACGTCATCGGATATGGCGGAGGTGTTGCCGAGGACCACGACCTGGGTGACGCCGAGCCGCTGGAGCTCCTCGACCACGCGAGGGTCCAGCTCGTCCTCTGCGGTGACCAGCAACGGCGCCTGGAGGACGCCCTGGGCCCCACCGCTGGACAGCGAGTCGGGGAAGATGGTCGACCGGCTGATCATCGCCACGGGCGACATGCCGTCGGGGAAGGTCGCCTTGGACAGGTTGATGGCGGCCTCGACCCCGTCGTTGCCGAGCAGCTGCACGGCGTTGTCCAGCGGGATGTCGCCGATGGCCCCGACCACGCCGTCCTCGACCTGGTCGATGATGTCGGTGAGCGGGTCCTCCAGCTCCGGGGGCAGGTCCGGGATGGGGATCTGGCCGACGACGTCACCGATCTGAGCGCTGGCCGCTCCCACGGGGCCGAGCACGGTGACGGACAGGACGAGGAGGATGCTGAGCGCGCGGAGGACTGGCTTCATCCTGGGGCCCCTTCGGGTCGTGGTGGACTGCGACGGACTGATACCCCGCCGATGATGGAGTGACGCACGTACACGACGACGTGGCAATGGTCCCTCCTGACTGGTCAACGGCCGGTGACCCCTGGACGAACATCCACAGCCGACCGGTGCGGTCGGTTGGGAAGGACTCTCGGGGATGGCATCCTTGCCCATCCGCTGTGCCTGCACTGATGCTCCGCCCCTGGCAACGACGCGCCCTCGACGCGCTCGCTGACCACCCGCACCCCGATTTCCTCGCCGTGGCCACGCCAGGGGCGGGAAAGACGACGTTCGCGCTCGTGGCGATGATCCGTGAGCTCAGCCGTCAACCCGGCCCGGCCGTCGTCGTCGCACCGACCGCGCACCTCAAGATCCAGTGGGCGGAGGCGGCAGCACGTCTGGGCCTGCACCTGGACCCGTCGTGGAGCGCCGGGCAGCCGTTCAGCCCCGACATGCACGGCATCGTCACGACCTACCAGCAGGTGGCGTCGGCGGCCGTCGACCTGGCCCAGCGTGTCGCCCACGGGGTGGTCGTGCTCGACGAGGTCCACCACGCCGGCGACGACCGTGCCTGGGGGGACTCCGTCGCCACGGCCTTCCAGTTCACCCGGCGACGCATCGCCCTGTCGGGCACGCCGTTCCGGTCCGACACCCAGGCCATCCCGTTCGTCCGCTACGACTTCGACGAGGCACAGCCCGACGTCGAGTACGGCTACGGCGACGCCCTGGCCGACGGCGTCGTCCGGCCCGTCTACTTCCCCCGGATCGACGGGGACATGGAGTGGGTGTCGGCCGACGGCTCGCACCACCAGGCCTCCTTCGGCGATGCGCTGGACCGGACCCTGACCGCCCAGCGGCTGCGCACGGCGCTGTCGTTGCACGGCGAGTGGCTGCCGTCGGTGCTGGTGCGGGCCAACAGCGCCCTGATGAAGGTCCGTCGGACCCACCCGGACGCGGGCGGGCTGGTCATCGCCATCGACACCGAACACGCCTCGGGCATCGTCCGGCTGCTGCGCGAGCGGTGCGGCATCCGTGCCGTCGTGGCGACCTCCGACGACCCCGACGCGTCGGACCGGATCGCCAGGTTCGCGCAGTCCGCCGACCCGTGGATCGTGGCCGTGCGGATGGTGTCGGAAGGTGTGGACATCCCCCGACTGCGTGTGGGGGTGTGGGCCACGACGACGGCCACCGAGCTGTTCTTCCGCCAGGCCGTCGGTCGCCTCGTGCGCGTCACCCCCGACACCCGCGGTGCCCGGTCGATGATGTTCCTGCCCGACGACCCCCGGTTGCGCGCCCACAGCATGGGCATTTCCGAGGCGCGTCGTCACCTGCTGAAGCGCAAGGAGGAACAGGAGGACGATCCGCTCGCCGACCCGCTCGAGGCGATGATGGTGGAGGAGGGCGAGCAGATCTCGCTGTTCCAGGCCGTCGCCGCGACCGCGTCGGACAACGGCCCGTCGGAGGAACCCGAGTGGTTCACCGCCGATCCGTTCCCGGCGGCCGACCAGGAGGGCGTGCCCCTCACGCTGTTCCCCCCGCCCACGGTCGGCGGGCACATCCCGACCTTCGAGGCAGACGGCACGCCGACCCAGGTGATGCACGTCACCAAGGCCACCCTACGCAAGCGCAACGCCGACCTGGTCCGGCTGCTGGTCCGGCGGGCCAACATGGACCACAAGGCCGTCAACCTGGAGCTCAACCGGATGTCGGGCATCACCCGCATCTCCGAGGCCACCGCCGCGCAGCTCGAGCAACGCCTCGAGGCCGGCGAGAAGTGGTTGACCCGCCTCTAGCCGGTGGTCACCGGCACGATCGGGGCCCAACCCACCCCCGCGTGGTCACCGGCACGATCGGGGGCCAACCCGCCCGTCCCGACGTCCCCCGGACGAACCACAGCCCGGTACCGACGGGGGGTGCGGTACCGGGCTGCGGCTGTGCTGACGTTACGCCTGTGCGATGGACTCCGTGTGGTTAGTTGCCGCCACCGAGCACGCCGCCGACGACATCGGTGACCGGGTCGAGCCCGCCGGCACCGCCGCCGGTGACGCCGTCGACCGCGCCGAGCGGGTCGCCCAGCAGGCCCTCGACGTCCGGCAGCTCGACGCCGGTGACCTGCTCGATGACGTCGAGGAGGTCGCCGACCAGCGGCAGGTCGGTCAGGTCCAGGTCCAGCAGGTCGACCGCGTCCAGCAGGTCACCCAGGAGCAGCAGGCCGGCGGCCTCGCAGGCGATCGGGCTGACGAAGCTGGCGCACACGGTGGCCGGGCCGCCGTCGGTCAGGTTGGCCTCCAGGCCCTCGGTGATGAACGACATCGTCTCGGCCGGCAGGACGTCACCGGCGGTCAGCAGGACCGGGGCCCGGTGGGTGGCGCCGTGGGCGGCGCTGGCGAAGCCGGGGGCCCACACGTCGTTGCGGGAGGAGGTGCCCTCGGCGAGGATCAGCCGGTCGGCGTCACCGGAGTTGGCGAAGCCGCGCTCGTTGGCGACGGCCACGGCGGTGGCGTAGCGGTTGGAGCCCGAGACACGACGGGTGGTGATGCCCAGCGCCTCGACGGCCTGCTGCGTGGCGCCCGACACCGCGGTCTCGCCGCCGATGATGACGACCTCGGTGATCGCGGAGTCGGTCAGGTAGCTGGCCACGGACGGGGTGAGGGTGTCGGTCTGGGTCAGGAGGACGGGCCAGTCGTTCTCGGCGGCCCACGGGCTGACGGCGAGGAGGTCGGCGTAGGCCTGGGAGTCGTCACCGTCGGCGGAGTACGCGCGGGTCAGGACGGCCGTGGTGGCGTTCGGCGCGGTCTCCGCGGCGGCCAGGGTTGCGGTCTCGACTCGGCTGGGGCCGCCGACGCGGGTCACGTCGAGGCCGGCGATCTGCAGCTTCTGGACGACGAGCGGGTTGATGGCGGAGTCGGCCCCGAGGATGACGAGGCGCTCGACACCGAGGCGAACGAGCTCGCGGGCGGTGC
Above is a window of Euzebya rosea DNA encoding:
- a CDS encoding DUF4191 domain-containing protein, yielding MNQIKQIIQTFNVTRQHDPSVVPAVALGAGGALVLCLVLGFVLGPLLLWIPLALFAMVATALIILGRKAQAASLAAIEGQAGAAAAVLQSMRGAWEVTPAVAFNRREDMIHLAVGPPGVVLVAEGTSPARVKQLMAKERRRFERAAGEVPVTEVLVGDGEDQVELKKLAFHMAKLPRAIKPKEVGPLNRKLSALKASAPPMPKGPQMRRAPKKYR
- a CDS encoding redoxin domain-containing protein — translated: MRDRRAPSLSGLDGWLQSPPRSLAQHRGRVVLVWFFSLSAPGCTAMVPGLRALWEEHRGDLDVIGVHAPDYAEDADPQRIALGIARAGVPWPVAMDHRRTVFTRWHGDRSRQGWPSTHVVDQRGRVVAIHDGDDVAAIRTTVEALLAT
- a CDS encoding cell wall-binding repeat-containing protein, which codes for MKPVLRALSILLVLSVTVLGPVGAASAQIGDVVGQIPIPDLPPELEDPLTDIIDQVEDGVVGAIGDIPLDNAVQLLGNDGVEAAINLSKATFPDGMSPVAMISRSTIFPDSLSSGGAQGVLQAPLLVTAEDELDPRVVEELQRLGVTQVVVLGNTSAISDDVVAQLEGLDLRVDRLGGPTRIETAVEVAAGLMPDATSAIVARAYPGDGGDDAQAYVDSLSVGPWAAEDRIPILLTQTEVLTPTLRTYLEGADITTVTVIGGEEAISPAVVTQLEGLGITVERVAGVNRFATAVAVAAARGYLSVSDFDRLLLAEVDGRDDVWVPGFAAAANGGLYNGPILLTDGLILPTETIAYLVQGLPDTLADLGGAPVICTSFVNLLACEAAALLLLGALTEVQDLLGMTPLPVGDIIDIITGGDGEEDPPADDEEDPPADEEDPPADGEDPPAEEECLFPAPFPCVPPPGT
- a CDS encoding DEAD/DEAH box helicase — encoded protein: MPALMLRPWQRRALDALADHPHPDFLAVATPGAGKTTFALVAMIRELSRQPGPAVVVAPTAHLKIQWAEAAARLGLHLDPSWSAGQPFSPDMHGIVTTYQQVASAAVDLAQRVAHGVVVLDEVHHAGDDRAWGDSVATAFQFTRRRIALSGTPFRSDTQAIPFVRYDFDEAQPDVEYGYGDALADGVVRPVYFPRIDGDMEWVSADGSHHQASFGDALDRTLTAQRLRTALSLHGEWLPSVLVRANSALMKVRRTHPDAGGLVIAIDTEHASGIVRLLRERCGIRAVVATSDDPDASDRIARFAQSADPWIVAVRMVSEGVDIPRLRVGVWATTTATELFFRQAVGRLVRVTPDTRGARSMMFLPDDPRLRAHSMGISEARRHLLKRKEEQEDDPLADPLEAMMVEEGEQISLFQAVAATASDNGPSEEPEWFTADPFPAADQEGVPLTLFPPPTVGGHIPTFEADGTPTQVMHVTKATLRKRNADLVRLLVRRANMDHKAVNLELNRMSGITRISEATAAQLEQRLEAGEKWLTRL
- a CDS encoding cell wall-binding repeat-containing protein — translated: MTRSRLSLLAGVLGAALIAGPVSAQLPIIPDLPIVDPIVDPVLDPLDPVLDPLDPVLDPIEDVVDPLVPGLPDLPTDPTDVIDDPTGILDDLTDILDGLGPILDPADPILDTVTGIIDQLDGIITDVLADVILPNLLALQGEDAVDASIAFSQATYDSSDTAIIARDDVFADALTTGALQGIFDAPLLLTGSSDLDSRTARELVRLGVERLVILGADSAINPLVVQKLQIAGLDVTRVGGPSRVETATLAAAETAPNATTAVLTRAYSADGDDSQAYADLLAVSPWAAENDWPVLLTQTDTLTPSVASYLTDSAITEVVIIGGETAVSGATQQAVEALGITTRRVSGSNRYATAVAVANERGFANSGDADRLILAEGTSSRNDVWAPGFASAAHGATHRAPVLLTAGDVLPAETMSFITEGLEANLTDGGPATVCASFVSPIACEAAGLLLLGDLLDAVDLLDLDLTDLPLVGDLLDVIEQVTGVELPDVEGLLGDPLGAVDGVTGGGAGGLDPVTDVVGGVLGGGN